In Ailuropoda melanoleuca isolate Jingjing chromosome 4, ASM200744v2, whole genome shotgun sequence, the following proteins share a genomic window:
- the LOC100478655 gene encoding toll-like receptor 9 isoform X1 encodes MGPCSGALHPLSLLVQAAALAVVLAPGALPPFLPCELQSRGLVNCDWLFLTSVPRFSAAAPRGNITSLSLYSNRIRHLHDSDFVHLSSLRRLDLKWNCPPAGLSPMHFPCHMTIEPNTFLAVPTLEDLNLSYNGISTVPALPSSLVSLSLSRTNILVLDPGHLAGLHNLRYLFLDGNCYYKNPCRQALRVAPGALLGLRNLTHLSLKYNNLTMVPRHLPPSLEYLLLSYNHIITLARDDLANLTALRVLDVGGNCRRCDHARNPCRECPRGFPKLHPDTFSHLSRLEGLVLKDSSLHSLDPRWFRGLGNLLVLDLSENFLYDCITKTEAFRGLARLRRLNLSFNYHKKVSFAHLHLAPSFGSLLSLQELDMHGIFFRSLSKTTLWPLVHLPLLQRLHLQLNFINQAQLSLFGAFPGLRHVDLSDNRISGAAEPLAAATGEADGPEQAWRLPRNTAQGRPGAPSSEDFMPSCRTLNFTLDLSRNNVVSIQPEMFAQLSRLQCLCLSHNSISQAVNGSQFVPLTSLRVLDLSHNKLDLYHGRSFTELPRLEALDLSYNSQPFSMRGVGHNLSFVAQLPALRYLSLAHNDIHSRVSQQLRSASLWALDFSGNVLSQMWAEGDLYLRFFRGLSSLVHLDLSQNRLHTLLPRNLDNLPKSLRLLRLRDNYLAFFNWSSLALLPSLEALDLAGNQLKALSNGSLPNGTRLQRLDLSGNSIGFVVPGFFALAAGLRELNLSANALKTVEPSWFGSLAGALHVLDVTANPLHCACGAAFVDFLLEVQDAVPGLPSHVRCGSPGQLQGRSIFAQDLRLCLDEALSWDCFGLSMLAVALSLAVPVLHHLCGWDLWYCFHLCLAWLPRRGRRRGADALPHYDAFVVFDKAQSSVADWVYNELRVQLEERRGRRALRLCLEERDWLPGRTLFENLWASVYSSRKTLFVLAHTDSVSGLLRASFLLAQQRLLEDRKDVVVLVMLRADARRSRYVRLRQRLCRQSVLFWPHQPRGQRSFWAQLGTALTRDNRHFYNRNFCRGPTTAE; translated from the exons ATG GGCCCCTGCAGTGGCGCCCTGCACCCCCTGTCTCTCCTGGTGCAGGCCGCCGCGCTGGCCGTGGTCCTGGCCCCGGGTGCgctgcctcccttcctgccctgtgAGCTGCAGTCCCGCGGCCTGGTCAACTGCGACTGGCTGTTCCTCACGTCTGTGCCGCGCTTCTCGGCGGCAGCGCCCCGCGGGaacatcaccagcctctccctgtACTCCAACCGCATCCGCCACCTCCACGACTCCGACTTCGTGCACCTGTCCAGCCTGCGCCGTCTCGACCTCAAGTGGAACTGCCCCCCTGCCGGCCTCAGCCCCATGCACTTCCCCTGCCACATGACCATCGAGCCCAACACCTTCCTGGCCGTGCCCACACTGGAGGACCTGAACCTGAGCTACAACGGCATCAGCACCGTGCCTGCCCTGCCCAGTTCGCTCGTGTCCCTGTCCCTGAGCCGCACCAACATCCTGGTGCTGGACCCTGGCCACCTGGCAGGTCTGCACAACCTGCGCTACCTCTTCCTGGATGGCAACTGCTACTATAAGAACCCCTGCCGGCAGGCCCTGCGCGTGGCCCCTGGCGCCCTCCTCGGACTGCGCAACCTCACGCACCTGTCGCTCAAGTACAACAACCTGACCATGGTGCCCCGCCACCTGCCCCCCAGCCTGGAGTACCTGCTCTTGTCCTACAACCACATCATCACCCTGGCCCGCGACGACCTGGCCAACCTAACCGCCCTGCGCGTGCTTGACGTGGGCGGGAACTGTCGCCGCTGTGACCACGCCCGCAACCCCTGCAGGGAGTGCCCCCGCGGCTTCCCCAAGCTGCACCCCGACACCTTCAGCCACCTGAGCCGCCTCGAAGGCCTGGTGTTGAAGGACAGCTCTCTTCACAGCCTGGACCCCAGGTGGTTCCGTGGCCTGGGCAACCTCCTGGTGCTGGACCTGAGCGAGAACTTCCTGTACGACTGCATCACCAAAACGGAAGCCTTCCGCGGCCTGGCGCGGCTGCGCAGACTCAACCTGTCCTTCAACTACCACAAGAAGGTGTCCTTCGCCCACCTGCACCTGGCGCCCTCCTTTGGGAGCCTGCTGTCCCTGCAGGAGCTGGACATGCACGGCATCTTCTTCCGCTCGCTCAGCAAGACCACGCTCTGGCCGCTGGTCCACCTGCCCCTGCTCCAGCGCCTGCACCTGCAGCTGAACTTCATCAACCAGGCCCAGCTCAGCCTCTTCGGGGCCTTTCCGGGCCTGCGCCACGTGGACCTGTCGGACAACCGCATTAGCGGAGCTGCGGAGCCGCTGGCGGCGGCCACGGGGGAGGCGGACGGGCCGGAGCAAGCCTGGCGGCTGCCCCGGAACACAGCTCAgggccggccaggtgcccctagctccGAGGATTTCATGCCAAGCTGCAGGACCCTCAACTTCACCTTGGACCTGTCACGGAACAACGTTGTGAGCATCCAGCCAGAGATGTTCGCCCAGCTCTCGCGCCTCCAGTGCCTCTGCCTGAGCCACAACAGCATCTCGCAGGCAGTCAATGGCTCGCAGTTCGTGCCGCTGACCAGCCTGCGGGTGCTGGACCTGTCCCATAACAAGCTGGACCTGTACCACGGCCGCTCGTTCACGGAGCTGCCCCGCCTGGAGGCCCTGGACCTCAGCTACAACAGCCAGCCCTTCAGCATGCGCGGCGTGGGCCACAACCTCAGCTTCGTGGCGCAGCTGCCGGCCCTGCGCTACCTCAGCCTGGCGCACAACGACATCCACAGCCGCGTGTCCCAGCAGCTCCGCAGCGCCTCGCTGTGGGCCCTGGACTTCAGCGGCAACGTCCTGAGCCAGATGTGGGCGGAGGGAGACCTCTACCTGCGCTTCTTCCGAGGCCTGAGCAGCCTGGTCCACCTGGACCTGTCCCAGAACCGCCTGCACACCCTCCTGCCGCGCAACCTGGACAACCTCCCCAAGAGCCTGCGGCTGCTGCGGCTCCGTGACAACTACCTGGCTTTCTTCAACTGGAGCAGcctggccctcctccccagcctggagGCCCTGGACCTGGCGGGAAACCAGCTGAAGGCCCTGAGCAACGGCAGCCTGCCCAACGGCACCCGGCTCCAGAGGCTGGACCTGAGCGGTAACAGCATCGGCTTTGTGGTGCCTGGCTTCTTCGCCCTGGCTGCGGGGCTGCGCGAGCTCAACCTCAGCGCCAACGCCCTCAAGACCGTCGAGCCCTCCTGGTTCGGCTCGCTGGCGGGCGCCCTGCATGTCCTAGACGTGACCGCCAACCCCTTGCACTGCGCCTGCGGGGCGGCCTTCGTGGACTTCCTGCTGGAGGTGCAGGATGCAGTGCCCGGCCTGCCCAGCCACGTGCGGTGCGGCAGCCCCGGGCAGCTCCAGGGCCGCAGCATCTTCGCGCAGGACCTGCGCCTCTGCCTGGACGAGGCCCTGTCCTGGGACTGCTTCGGCCTCTCGATGCTGGCCGTGGCCCTGAGCCTGGCGGTGCCCGTGCTGCACCACCTGTGTGGCTGGGACCTCTGGTACTGCTTCCACCTGTGCCTGGCCTGGCTGCCGCGGCGCGGGCGGCGGCGGGGCGCCGACGCCCTGCCGCACTACGACGCCTTCGTGGTCTTCGACAAGGCGCAGAGCTCGGTGGCCGACTGGGTGTACAACGAACTGCGTGTGCAGCTGGAGGAGCGGCGCGGGCGCCGGGCGCTCCGCCTGTGTCTGGAGGAGCGTGACTGGCTGCCCGGCAGAACGCTCTTCGAGAACCTGTGGGCCTCAGTGTACAGCAGCCGCAAGACGCTGTTCGTGTTGGCCCACACCGACAGCGTCAGCGGCCTCTTGCGGGCCAGCTTCTTGCTAGCCCAACAGCGCCTGCTGGAGGACCGCAAGGACGTGGTGGTGCTGGTGATGCTGCGCGCCGACGCCCGCCGCTCCCGCTACGTGCGCCTGCGCCAGCGCCTCTGCCGCCAGAGCGTCCTCTTCTGGCCGCACCAGCCCAGGGGCCAGCGCAGCTTCTGGGCCCAGCTGGGCACGGCCCTGACCAGGGACAACCGCCACTTCTACAACCGGAACTTCTGCCGCGGCCCCACGACGGCCGAATAG